In Nonomuraea sp. NBC_00507, the following are encoded in one genomic region:
- a CDS encoding flotillin family protein, translated as MDVISTGFGVFLAVILIIVIGLLVLIARLFRKVEQGKALIVSKVNKVDVTFTGAVVLPVVHKAEIMDISVKTIEIERTGREGLICRDNIRADIKITFFVRVNKTAEDVIKVAQAIGTARASDEGTLQALFNAKFSEALKTAGKHLDFVDLYTKRDEFRDEIVRLIGTDLNGYSLEDAAIDYLEQTALLQLDKNNILDAQGIRKIVELTAIEHVRTNEFQRHEEKEITRQNVDAREAILELQRRQADAEMKQKREIETVKAREEAEVARVQAEERLRAQTAHIKTDEQLGVQNENRAREIAVAEKNRERVIAIESERIEKDRVLEVIARERETELSRIAKDKEVETEKRAIAEVIRERIAVDKTVAEQEESIKRLRVVEEAERTRQQVIIAAEAEAQENLVKDIKAAEAAEAASKFKAREELVLAEARQQAAELDTRAKIRLAEGVQAESAAAGLAQVQVKERDAEAIEKVGRAEAVALKEKLSAEAEGAKAMAVVEGARLKAQAEGEQAMALAAAAAVGEKLKAEAEGLTEKAAAIAALDDAGRGHEEYRLRLEADKEIRLKHIDVSRQVAESQASVLAAGLAKANIDIVGGDTMFFDKVVGSITAGKVVDGFVDHSHVAGALVGPYVNGQASLAADLANVIGGVRTEDIKNLTVSALLMRLIQDGGPQSSALGELLETARRLGVADSPVAALAGAK; from the coding sequence ATGGACGTCATCTCAACCGGCTTCGGCGTTTTCCTCGCCGTCATCCTGATCATCGTGATCGGCCTCCTAGTCCTCATCGCCCGCCTTTTCCGCAAGGTCGAACAGGGCAAGGCGCTGATCGTGTCGAAGGTCAACAAGGTCGACGTGACGTTCACCGGCGCCGTGGTGCTGCCCGTCGTCCACAAGGCCGAGATCATGGACATCTCGGTGAAGACCATCGAGATCGAGCGCACCGGCCGCGAGGGCCTGATCTGCCGGGACAACATCAGGGCCGACATCAAGATCACGTTCTTCGTCCGCGTGAACAAGACCGCCGAGGACGTCATCAAGGTCGCCCAGGCCATCGGCACCGCCAGGGCCAGTGACGAGGGCACGCTGCAGGCGCTGTTCAACGCCAAGTTCTCCGAGGCGCTCAAGACCGCGGGCAAGCACCTCGACTTCGTCGACCTCTACACCAAGCGCGACGAGTTCCGTGACGAGATCGTCCGGCTCATCGGCACCGACCTCAACGGCTACAGCCTGGAGGACGCCGCCATCGACTACTTGGAGCAGACCGCGCTGCTCCAGCTCGACAAGAACAACATCCTCGACGCGCAGGGCATCCGCAAGATCGTCGAGCTGACGGCCATCGAGCACGTCCGGACGAACGAGTTCCAGCGCCACGAGGAAAAAGAGATCACCCGGCAGAACGTGGACGCCCGCGAGGCCATCCTCGAGCTGCAGCGCCGCCAGGCCGACGCCGAGATGAAGCAGAAGCGCGAGATCGAGACCGTCAAGGCCCGCGAGGAGGCGGAGGTCGCCCGCGTGCAGGCCGAGGAGCGGCTGCGTGCCCAGACCGCGCACATCAAGACCGACGAGCAGCTCGGCGTCCAGAACGAGAACCGGGCCCGCGAGATCGCCGTCGCCGAGAAGAACCGCGAGCGCGTGATCGCCATCGAGAGCGAGCGCATCGAGAAGGACCGCGTCCTGGAGGTCATCGCCCGCGAGCGCGAGACCGAGCTGTCGCGCATCGCCAAGGACAAGGAAGTCGAGACCGAGAAGCGGGCGATCGCCGAGGTCATCCGCGAGCGCATCGCGGTCGACAAGACCGTGGCCGAGCAGGAGGAGTCCATCAAGCGGCTGCGCGTGGTCGAGGAGGCCGAGCGCACCCGCCAGCAGGTCATCATCGCCGCCGAGGCCGAGGCCCAGGAGAACCTGGTCAAGGACATCAAGGCGGCCGAGGCCGCCGAGGCGGCCTCGAAGTTCAAGGCCCGCGAGGAGCTCGTGCTCGCCGAGGCCAGGCAGCAGGCCGCCGAGTTGGACACCCGGGCCAAGATCCGGCTGGCCGAGGGCGTCCAGGCCGAGTCCGCCGCGGCCGGCCTGGCGCAGGTCCAGGTCAAGGAGCGCGACGCCGAGGCCATCGAGAAGGTCGGCCGCGCCGAGGCCGTGGCGCTGAAGGAGAAGCTCTCCGCCGAGGCCGAGGGCGCCAAGGCCATGGCGGTGGTCGAGGGCGCACGGCTCAAGGCGCAGGCCGAGGGCGAGCAGGCGATGGCGCTGGCCGCGGCGGCCGCGGTGGGCGAGAAGCTCAAGGCCGAGGCCGAGGGTCTCACCGAGAAGGCGGCCGCGATCGCGGCGCTGGACGACGCCGGCAGGGGCCACGAGGAGTACCGCCTGCGCCTGGAGGCCGACAAGGAGATCCGGCTCAAGCACATCGACGTGTCGCGGCAGGTGGCCGAGTCGCAGGCGAGCGTGCTGGCCGCCGGGCTCGCCAAGGCCAACATCGACATCGTCGGCGGCGACACGATGTTCTTCGACAAGGTGGTCGGCTCGATCACCGCGGGCAAGGTGGTCGACGGTTTCGTGGACCACTCGCACGTCGCCGGGGCGCTCGTCGGGCCGTACGTCAACGGGCAGGCCAGCCTGGCGGCCGACCTCGCGAACGTGATCGGCGGCGTCCGTACCGAGGACATCAAGAACCTGACCGTGTCCGCCCTGCTCATGAGGCTCATCCAGGACGGCGGCCCGCAGTCGTCGGCGCTCGGCGAGCTGCTCGAGACGGCCCGCCGCCTCGGCGTGGCCGACTCGCCGGTTGCCGCGCTGGCCGGGGCGAAATGA
- a CDS encoding NADP-dependent oxidoreductase, with translation MRAAAFAEPGGPEVLKVMELPAPQAGPGQVRVRVRAAGVQPFDAAVRAGWLPPYLDEVPYPRIPGNEFAGVVDQVGEGVTGVSAGDEVLGFSALYAYAEYIVVNGANVAPKPAGIPWEVAGGLTAGVQTAELALDGLGVKEGETLLVHGAAGSVGTAAVQIARMRGVRVIGTAREVNHDYLRDLGAIPVRYGEGLADRVRALAPGGVDAALDGAGGHALEVSLELVSDRGRIVTLVEHGKAAELGVKLVRGERSAERLGRYAALYAEGRFRFPVRRAYRLEEAADAHREIETGHGQGKVVITT, from the coding sequence ATGAGGGCGGCGGCCTTCGCCGAGCCCGGTGGTCCCGAGGTACTGAAGGTGATGGAGCTCCCGGCGCCCCAGGCGGGTCCGGGGCAGGTACGCGTGCGGGTGCGCGCGGCCGGAGTGCAGCCGTTCGACGCGGCCGTACGGGCGGGCTGGTTGCCGCCTTACCTGGACGAGGTCCCCTACCCGCGCATTCCTGGCAACGAGTTCGCGGGTGTGGTCGACCAGGTGGGCGAAGGCGTGACCGGGGTGTCGGCCGGGGACGAGGTGCTGGGGTTCTCGGCGCTGTACGCCTACGCCGAGTACATCGTGGTGAACGGGGCGAACGTGGCGCCCAAGCCCGCGGGGATTCCGTGGGAGGTGGCCGGCGGGCTGACCGCGGGCGTGCAGACGGCCGAGCTGGCCCTGGACGGGCTCGGCGTCAAGGAGGGAGAGACGCTGCTCGTGCACGGCGCGGCCGGGTCCGTGGGGACGGCCGCCGTGCAGATCGCCAGGATGCGGGGCGTGCGCGTGATCGGCACCGCCCGTGAGGTGAACCACGACTACCTGCGCGACCTCGGCGCCATCCCGGTCCGGTACGGGGAGGGTCTGGCCGACCGGGTGCGGGCGCTCGCGCCGGGCGGGGTCGACGCCGCCCTGGACGGGGCGGGAGGCCATGCTTTGGAGGTCTCGTTGGAGCTGGTGTCCGACCGCGGGCGGATCGTCACCCTGGTCGAGCATGGCAAGGCGGCCGAGCTGGGGGTCAAGCTCGTTCGGGGCGAGCGTTCGGCCGAGCGGCTCGGGCGCTACGCCGCTTTGTACGCCGAGGGCCGCTTCAGGTTCCCGGTGCGGCGGGCGTACCGGCTGGAGGAGGCCGCGGACGCGCACCGGGAGATCGAGACCGGCCACGGCCAGGGGAAGGTCGTCATCACGACCTGA
- a CDS encoding aminoglycoside phosphotransferase family protein, with amino-acid sequence MRITVPPALTASHIKYDGEAGRAWSAGLPALAERYLEEWELRLDGEPGHGVVSLVLPVLRTDGTKAALKLQPVTAENATEAMGLRAWDGDGSVRLLASDPGTGTLLLERLHADRPLSALPDDIEALTILTELLARLVAHPAPEGMRRLGDIAQAMLDDVDEALTKLPRDRDRRWLRWCADAVAGLVSEPGDRLLHWDLHYDNVLAADREPWLAIDPKPLAGDPGFDLAPALWNRWDDVVATGDVTRAVLRRFDLMVDGLGLDPQRAAGWTLGRMLQNALWDVEDGERELNEIGLAVAEAVRVRS; translated from the coding sequence ATGCGGATCACGGTCCCGCCGGCCCTGACCGCATCCCACATCAAGTACGACGGGGAGGCCGGGCGTGCCTGGTCCGCCGGGCTCCCCGCGCTGGCCGAGCGCTACCTGGAGGAATGGGAGCTGCGGCTCGACGGCGAGCCCGGGCACGGCGTGGTGTCGCTGGTGCTGCCGGTGCTCCGCACGGACGGCACCAAGGCCGCTCTGAAGCTGCAGCCGGTCACCGCCGAGAACGCCACCGAGGCGATGGGGCTGCGTGCGTGGGACGGGGACGGGTCGGTGCGGCTGCTCGCTTCCGACCCCGGCACCGGCACCCTGCTGCTGGAACGGCTGCACGCCGACCGCCCTCTTTCGGCCCTGCCCGACGACATCGAGGCGCTGACGATCCTGACCGAGCTGCTCGCCCGGCTCGTCGCCCACCCCGCGCCCGAGGGCATGCGCCGCCTCGGCGACATCGCGCAGGCGATGCTCGACGACGTGGACGAGGCGCTCACGAAGCTGCCCCGTGACCGGGACCGCCGCTGGTTGCGCTGGTGCGCCGACGCGGTCGCCGGGCTCGTCTCCGAGCCCGGCGACCGGCTGCTGCACTGGGACCTGCACTACGACAACGTGCTGGCGGCCGACCGGGAGCCGTGGCTGGCCATCGACCCGAAGCCGCTGGCCGGCGACCCGGGGTTCGACCTCGCGCCCGCCCTGTGGAACCGGTGGGACGACGTGGTCGCCACCGGCGACGTGACCCGGGCGGTGCTGCGCCGCTTCGACCTGATGGTGGACGGGCTCGGCCTCGATCCCCAGCGGGCGGCCGGCTGGACGCTCGGCCGGATGCTGCAGAACGCCCTGTGGGACGTCGAGGACGGCGAGCGTGAGCTCAACGAGATCGGCCTCGCCGTCGCCGAGGCCGTACGCGTCAGGTCGTGA
- a CDS encoding 1,4-dihydroxy-2-naphthoyl-CoA synthase, protein MVSELFDPKAWQVVEGFDFTDITYHRAVDQGTVRIAFNRPEVRNAFRPQTVDELYRALDHARQTTDVGCVLLTGNGPSPKDGGWAFCSGGDQRIRGKDGYQYADGSASTGRLHILEVQRLIRFMPKVVICVVPGWAAGGGHSLHVVADLTLASEEHARFKQTDADVASFDGGFGSAYLARQVGQKFAREIFFLGDTYTAADAHRMGMVNAVVPHAELESTALEWARKINGKSPTAQRMLKFAFNMIDDGLVGQQVFAGEATRLAYMTDEAAEGRDSFLEKRAPDWSPFPWHY, encoded by the coding sequence ATGGTCTCCGAGCTGTTCGATCCCAAGGCATGGCAGGTGGTCGAGGGATTCGACTTCACCGACATCACCTACCACCGTGCGGTGGACCAGGGCACGGTGCGGATCGCCTTCAACCGCCCCGAAGTGCGCAACGCCTTCCGCCCGCAGACCGTCGACGAGCTCTACCGCGCGCTCGACCACGCCCGGCAGACCACCGATGTCGGCTGCGTGCTGCTCACCGGCAACGGCCCGTCACCGAAGGACGGGGGCTGGGCGTTCTGCTCGGGCGGCGACCAGCGCATCAGGGGGAAGGACGGCTATCAGTACGCCGACGGCTCGGCCTCGACCGGTCGCCTGCACATCCTGGAGGTGCAGCGCCTGATCCGCTTCATGCCCAAGGTGGTGATCTGCGTGGTGCCGGGGTGGGCGGCGGGCGGCGGCCACAGCCTCCACGTCGTGGCGGACCTCACGCTGGCCAGCGAGGAGCACGCCCGCTTCAAGCAGACCGACGCCGACGTGGCCAGTTTCGACGGCGGTTTCGGCTCGGCCTATCTGGCACGTCAGGTCGGGCAGAAGTTCGCCCGCGAGATCTTCTTCCTCGGCGACACCTACACCGCGGCCGACGCCCACCGCATGGGCATGGTCAACGCCGTGGTGCCGCACGCGGAGCTGGAGAGCACGGCCCTGGAGTGGGCCCGCAAGATCAACGGCAAGTCGCCCACGGCGCAGCGCATGCTGAAGTTCGCCTTCAACATGATCGACGACGGGCTGGTGGGTCAGCAGGTGTTCGCGGGCGAGGCGACGCGGCTGGCGTACATGACGGACGAGGCGGCCGAGGGGCGCGACTCGTTCCTGGAGAAGCGCGCCCCGGACTGGTCGCCCTTCCCCTGGCACTACTGA
- a CDS encoding ArsR/SmtB family transcription factor, which translates to MHVEVYQAKADFFRTLGHPARIRVLELLQEGPLPVRDLLAQIDIEPSSLSQQLGVLRRAGIVSAIREGSTVVYTLATPELADLLGAARRILTDMLADQGELLAELRAEVT; encoded by the coding sequence ATGCACGTGGAGGTCTATCAGGCCAAGGCCGACTTCTTCCGAACGCTCGGCCACCCCGCTCGCATCAGAGTGTTGGAGCTACTCCAGGAAGGGCCGCTACCCGTCAGGGACCTACTGGCCCAGATCGACATCGAGCCGTCGAGCCTCTCCCAGCAGCTCGGAGTCCTGCGCAGGGCCGGCATCGTGAGCGCGATCCGCGAGGGCAGCACCGTGGTCTACACACTGGCCACACCGGAGCTGGCGGATCTGCTCGGCGCGGCCCGCCGCATCCTCACCGACATGCTCGCCGACCAAGGGGAGCTGCTCGCGGAGTTGCGTGCGGAGGTCACCTAG
- a CDS encoding DUF3073 domain-containing protein, protein MGRGRAKAKQTKVARQLKYTNHNIDYDRLREELGADTRHEESHPSTASEQESERAQ, encoded by the coding sequence ATGGGCCGAGGAAGAGCCAAGGCGAAGCAGACGAAGGTCGCTCGCCAGCTGAAGTACACCAACCACAACATCGACTACGACCGGCTCCGGGAGGAGCTCGGTGCCGACACGCGGCACGAGGAGAGCCACCCGTCTACGGCATCCGAGCAGGAGTCCGAGCGCGCGCAATGA